A stretch of Imperialibacter roseus DNA encodes these proteins:
- a CDS encoding tetratricopeptide repeat protein, which produces MKRAITICILLFEIALYSFAQGPKVDSLRQLAKQHPKDTTGVNALLGLASEFLRTDLEEAKSLAFRAAPLADSLKQLRGLSVAYLYLVVIYQNAAQQDSAVYYLDQLKALAEANPSDWKLVVNYNQSAGLYYKNQGNYNKALPYLLENLKFTEPDSEGTAGLYLNIGNLYFNLSDYRNAMHYHLEGLTIFEKVGSLRGQSFCMHSLGNDFFHLSQFELSKKYYLQAMQIKQQLNDKRGLITTWTGLGDVYGQLMQYALSEKYYLQAIAAAREMKLRGEEMKPLYQIGLLYKKMGGFDQAIKNITSSLLLARQMGDSTASAKAQSELVGIDIARQTKKNDESTLLASLKTVIEAGNRDGELVEYGRLGEYYAMNKQFEKAYEYLKKYEQLKDEIEGTEVLLELKELEGQYQTEKKEREIELLKKDQELQTLALDRERANVIIIAIILVSVVLTGFLLVNRYRVVARAKRTIEMERMRNTIARDLHDDIGSTLSSINIMSQLALKDNNGQAGQYFQSIHEHSSKIMESMSDIVWSINPNNDSLEQVLVKMKEFAAEILEPKGIAFSFQGVDEVKNIVLASEKRKNVFLIFKEAINNAAKYSNASEIIIQVAGQNGNIIFSISDNGNGFDSEKVKPGNGLKNMEARAKSLLGALRRTSAIGNGTHINLEFPIT; this is translated from the coding sequence TTGAAAAGAGCCATAACCATTTGCATTTTACTCTTTGAAATTGCTTTATACTCATTTGCACAAGGCCCTAAAGTGGACAGTCTTCGTCAATTAGCAAAGCAGCACCCCAAAGACACAACAGGAGTGAATGCATTGCTAGGGCTTGCGAGCGAATTTTTGAGAACCGATCTGGAAGAGGCCAAATCGCTTGCCTTTCGGGCAGCTCCTCTTGCGGACTCTCTTAAGCAACTGCGGGGATTGAGTGTCGCTTACTTGTACCTTGTTGTTATTTACCAAAACGCTGCTCAACAGGATAGCGCTGTTTATTACCTCGATCAATTGAAGGCCTTGGCAGAGGCTAATCCTTCTGACTGGAAATTAGTCGTCAACTACAATCAGTCGGCTGGGTTGTATTACAAAAACCAGGGCAATTACAACAAGGCATTACCCTATCTGCTCGAAAATCTCAAATTTACTGAGCCTGACAGCGAAGGAACTGCGGGCCTTTATCTGAACATTGGCAACCTCTATTTCAATCTCTCCGACTATCGCAACGCCATGCACTACCATTTGGAGGGACTTACCATTTTCGAAAAGGTCGGCAGCCTGAGAGGCCAGTCATTTTGTATGCACAGCCTGGGAAATGATTTTTTTCATCTCAGTCAGTTCGAGTTGTCAAAGAAATACTACCTCCAGGCGATGCAAATCAAGCAGCAGCTTAACGACAAGCGAGGATTGATTACCACCTGGACAGGTCTTGGCGACGTGTATGGTCAGCTAATGCAATATGCCCTTTCTGAGAAGTATTACTTACAAGCAATAGCTGCGGCCCGGGAAATGAAGCTTCGTGGAGAGGAGATGAAACCTCTTTACCAGATAGGGTTATTGTACAAAAAAATGGGAGGCTTTGATCAGGCGATAAAAAACATTACCAGTAGCCTGCTCCTTGCACGGCAAATGGGCGACAGCACTGCCAGCGCCAAGGCCCAATCGGAGCTGGTGGGAATCGACATTGCACGGCAGACCAAAAAAAATGACGAAAGCACCCTCCTTGCCAGTCTTAAAACAGTGATTGAGGCCGGGAATAGAGATGGGGAGTTGGTCGAGTATGGTCGGCTTGGTGAGTACTATGCAATGAATAAGCAATTTGAAAAGGCTTATGAGTATCTGAAAAAATATGAGCAGCTAAAGGATGAAATTGAGGGCACAGAGGTGCTGCTGGAGTTAAAAGAATTGGAGGGACAATATCAAACTGAAAAAAAGGAGCGGGAAATTGAACTTTTAAAAAAGGATCAGGAGCTTCAGACCCTGGCACTGGACAGGGAACGAGCCAATGTGATCATCATCGCCATTATACTGGTATCAGTAGTGCTGACCGGCTTTTTGCTTGTCAATAGGTACAGGGTGGTGGCTCGTGCCAAACGAACAATAGAAATGGAAAGGATGCGCAACACCATTGCCAGAGACCTTCACGATGACATTGGTTCAACGCTCTCCAGCATCAATATTATGAGCCAACTTGCCCTCAAAGACAATAACGGGCAGGCAGGGCAATACTTTCAGAGTATCCATGAGCACTCGTCCAAGATCATGGAGAGCATGTCGGACATTGTTTGGTCTATTAACCCCAACAACGACTCGCTGGAGCAGGTTCTGGTGAAAATGAAGGAATTCGCTGCCGAAATACTCGAGCCAAAAGGGATCGCTTTTTCCTTTCAGGGGGTCGACGAAGTAAAGAACATCGTGCTGGCTTCTGAAAAGAGAAAAAATGTCTTCCTCATTTTCAAAGAAGCCATAAACAACGCAGCCAAGTACAGTAACGCTTCAGAAATTATCATTCAGGTGGCAGGCCAAAATGGGAACATCATTTTCTCCATTAGCGATAATGGCAACGGCTTTGACTCTGAGAAGGTGAAGCCCGGAAACGGGCTGAAGAACATGGAAGCCCGGGCAAAAAGCCTGCTCGGCGCACTTCGCCGCACCAGCGCCATTGGAAACGGCACACATATTAATCTTGAATTCCCTATCACATGA
- a CDS encoding response regulator transcription factor: MPLSVLLYEDDELLRSSLQSMISLNENFLCLGAYSDVLQATDQIQHLRPDLVFMDIDLPGMTGIEALKKVRASNQELPIIMLTVFDDSTHVLDAIFAGASGYLLKKHISTRLFNAVEEVLAGGAPMSPSIARMVIDSMRQKPVENNYQLSPREKEILTSLSQGNSYKMIASDFAISIDTVRTHIKRIYEKLQVHSQTEAVSKAINEGLV, from the coding sequence ATGCCCCTTTCTGTGCTGCTATATGAAGACGATGAGCTCCTTCGCAGCAGTCTGCAAAGTATGATTAGCCTCAATGAAAACTTTCTATGCTTGGGTGCCTATAGCGACGTGCTACAGGCGACCGATCAAATCCAGCACCTCCGCCCCGATTTGGTTTTCATGGATATTGACCTGCCTGGCATGACCGGCATAGAAGCGTTGAAAAAAGTGAGAGCCTCCAATCAGGAATTGCCCATCATCATGCTTACCGTATTTGATGATAGCACCCACGTACTTGATGCCATTTTCGCAGGTGCTTCCGGATATCTGCTAAAAAAACATATTTCTACCCGCCTTTTCAACGCCGTAGAGGAAGTGCTGGCTGGTGGTGCCCCCATGTCGCCCAGCATAGCCCGTATGGTAATTGATTCGATGAGGCAAAAGCCTGTGGAAAACAATTATCAGCTTTCCCCCAGAGAGAAAGAAATCCTTACCTCCCTCAGCCAGGGCAACAGCTACAAGATGATTGCTAGCGATTTTGCAATAAGCATAGACACTGTTCGCACCCACATCAAAAGAATCTACGAAAAGCTCCAGGTGCACTCGCAAACTGAAGCTGTGAGTAAGGCGATCAATGAGGGGCTGGTTTAG
- a CDS encoding Ig-like domain-containing protein, producing the protein MKSATGKLTTRKLLSLSTLLFSLLILCSKNVLAQPGSLDPAFSGDGKQTTDFGGLSDEAYAVGFQSDGKIIVAGYSFVTTDDFAVARYNTDGSLDATFGTAGKVITPIGTFDDYGWSLAIQSDDKIVVAGYSFNGSNEDFALVRYTSNGALDTSFDTDGILTTAIGTGDDQAFAVAIQSDGKILAAGRSHNGSNFDFALVRYNTDGSLDTSFDTDGKLTTPNGSAGDEAWSIVIQPDGKIVLAGTSTNLQADFTMVRYNANGSLDTGFDTDGKVTVNIGSGTADDQAYSVALQTDGKIVVGGSHNSGNLDFALTRLNGDGSLDTGFGTAGKVITAVGSSHETGRSVAIQADGKILLAGWSNNGSNYDFALVRYNTDGSLDGSFGTAGKVITPFGASNDHAYAVGIQSDKKIVLAGRTNASTWDMALARYIAAIDQSITSFYPLSGVVSTEVTITGTGFSTTPADNAVAFNGTAAIVTASTATTITTSVPAGASSGPITVTVAGNTVASDVDFYVTAASISMSDGDVSGCDFQFTDSGGPDDYGASEDFTFTFAPENPGEKMKISFLSFDTETSEYLIAYDGPDTSSPFLSYMSGTTVPKDVIATSATGEVTFFFHSNNDGERPGWEALVSCVTDLITIDTQPLNYTGCVGDIATFEVAASGTTNLTYQWQESDHEGGWYDLTDVDGFSGTSTSVLSVNTAAYFGQNYYRCMVSGDLSSNAFSDEVYLEIGPDKPAVSNVVNCGPTSFTLTASGGAEGQFRWYTTSTGGSPIIGETSSTYTTPPLTSTAYYYVAINDGTCESERSEIQAGISTCEPEPGFVWALGAGSGGGTSAASETIYTSDGNLLVFGSYGGTIDFDTGPGEAIVTATGSDAYMFKLGPDGNLLWVKTAQGTGLTSVAAASEDGAGNLYVLFRFYGTTDFDPGVGEAFLTSVTSSPNNKSDLAIGKYDADGNFIWVRQIGGNSDEFGGGITTDADGNAYVTGAFRGTTSVGGMFSLTARGSGSTDALFCKIDKDGTFLWAYNIGSDTTTGANLFSDYASGVALSGSNLYITGRLHSSGVVDFDPGAGTANYTLTSGTAFILKLNSDGIYQSHQVIENSGASGSIGIDSESNIYVCGQFAGTIDIDPGPGTFEVTSTGDAASYLLKLNPAGDFVWGLSFGGQYNSFAMGNITIDADDNIFTSGYFQSTTDFDPSDLVESRGSNGLFLNTFTLKLDKDANFKWMIDMRKIDGGFTSTSAGPLALSPEGDIYLVGGFARHIDFDPSECVFEMNNVNGTDFFVRKVSPAAPTVCFDAEPVNKFACTGSTATFATTVLGTDPYNFQWQKLNTSTSIYEDISNTGGYSGVLTSTLSINTTGDFGAGTYRCKVSGNSTIDDFSGSATLTIGPLTPPKATDVSTCTPESVTLTASGATTGQYRWYDVETGGTAIVGQVNSSFITPELSQTTTFYVAINNGSCESERVPVTATLNTTLDPPLATEAAICGGETAALIATGGTDGQYRWYEVESGGTAISGETNGIYTTPALSTTSTYYVALNDGSCESTRTPVVVTVNSPPSAPSTTDAVLCGSGSAAVTASGGSDGQYRWYDTEIGGTAIAGEVNGAYSTPILTATTTYYVSINDGFCESARTAVTAGISPAVTPPTTTDISICAPESVTLTASGGAEGEYRWYDLETAGTAISGEVNSSFTTPILSATTSYYVAINDGTCESSRTTVTVNFDPSVVAPETSDLAICPGASATLTALGGTDGQYRWYDVDTGGAPITGEVGSIYITPALSSGSTFYVALNNGTCESARVEVEVSLLEEVSITGQPSDQSTEVGTSVSFSVTASGDNLTYQWQKDLIDLEGQTSGELVLATVGLGDTGDYQCLVSNTCGSLTSDVAVLTVSETEVGPTGDEITVYNAVAPNGNNKNEFLKIANIESHPGNSVEIYDRWGVKVFEVSNYDNQDSNARFEGRSNVGSSLNLVEGTYFYLIQASGQKLTGFLHLRR; encoded by the coding sequence ATGAAAAGTGCTACCGGAAAGCTCACTACCCGCAAGTTATTGTCCCTCAGTACCTTGTTGTTTTCGCTTCTGATCTTATGCTCAAAAAATGTACTTGCCCAACCAGGCTCTCTTGACCCTGCTTTTTCGGGAGATGGAAAGCAAACAACGGATTTTGGGGGTCTTAGTGATGAGGCTTACGCCGTTGGTTTTCAAAGCGATGGAAAAATAATCGTCGCCGGCTATTCTTTCGTCACAACCGACGATTTTGCGGTTGCCCGCTACAACACCGACGGGTCGCTGGATGCCACTTTTGGAACCGCTGGAAAGGTGATTACACCTATCGGTACTTTCGACGACTATGGCTGGTCACTGGCCATTCAGTCGGATGATAAAATAGTAGTGGCTGGCTACTCATTTAATGGTTCCAACGAAGACTTTGCGTTGGTGCGCTACACAAGCAACGGTGCCCTGGATACTTCATTCGATACTGACGGAATTCTCACAACGGCTATTGGTACAGGCGATGACCAAGCCTTTGCCGTAGCTATTCAAAGCGACGGCAAAATACTGGCAGCAGGGAGGAGCCACAATGGTTCAAATTTTGACTTTGCGCTGGTGCGTTACAATACGGATGGTTCTCTGGATACTTCGTTTGACACCGATGGCAAACTGACAACCCCCAATGGGAGTGCCGGTGACGAGGCCTGGTCTATTGTTATTCAGCCGGATGGCAAGATTGTTCTGGCCGGTACAAGCACCAATTTACAGGCGGACTTTACCATGGTGAGATACAACGCTAATGGCTCCCTAGACACTGGCTTCGATACCGACGGAAAGGTCACGGTGAACATTGGATCAGGGACAGCAGATGACCAGGCCTATTCTGTTGCCTTGCAAACTGATGGCAAAATAGTGGTGGGCGGCTCCCACAATTCCGGAAACCTGGATTTTGCTCTGACTCGTCTAAATGGCGATGGCTCTCTGGATACCGGGTTTGGCACAGCCGGAAAGGTCATTACCGCTGTCGGTAGCTCGCACGAAACCGGACGTAGCGTTGCTATTCAAGCCGATGGTAAAATTCTACTGGCGGGCTGGAGTAACAATGGCTCCAACTACGATTTCGCATTGGTTCGCTATAACACCGACGGCTCGCTGGATGGCAGCTTTGGTACTGCGGGAAAGGTAATTACCCCTTTCGGCGCATCCAACGACCATGCCTATGCCGTAGGCATTCAAAGTGATAAAAAAATCGTCCTTGCCGGGAGAACCAACGCCTCAACCTGGGACATGGCGCTCGCCCGCTACATCGCTGCCATCGACCAATCAATCACGAGCTTCTATCCCCTATCGGGTGTTGTTAGCACCGAAGTTACTATTACGGGGACGGGGTTCAGCACCACGCCGGCCGACAATGCAGTTGCTTTTAATGGAACGGCGGCCATTGTAACTGCAAGCACGGCGACAACAATCACCACTTCGGTACCTGCCGGGGCCAGCAGCGGCCCCATAACGGTGACAGTTGCAGGCAATACCGTGGCATCAGACGTCGATTTTTACGTTACCGCAGCATCAATATCCATGAGCGATGGAGACGTTTCGGGGTGTGATTTTCAATTTACAGACTCAGGCGGGCCAGACGATTACGGAGCTAGCGAGGATTTCACTTTCACCTTTGCTCCTGAGAACCCAGGCGAGAAAATGAAAATCTCTTTTCTGTCCTTTGATACCGAAACCAGCGAATATTTAATCGCCTACGATGGGCCAGATACTTCCTCTCCATTCCTGAGCTATATGAGTGGCACCACTGTACCAAAAGACGTCATAGCAACCAGCGCTACCGGCGAAGTCACTTTCTTCTTTCACTCCAATAACGACGGCGAAAGGCCTGGATGGGAGGCCCTGGTTTCGTGTGTAACCGACCTGATTACCATCGATACCCAACCTCTGAACTACACTGGTTGCGTAGGTGATATAGCCACTTTTGAGGTCGCAGCGAGCGGTACAACCAACCTCACCTATCAGTGGCAGGAGTCAGACCACGAAGGTGGCTGGTATGATTTGACTGATGTCGATGGTTTTTCGGGCACCAGCACTTCTGTTCTTTCAGTGAATACTGCCGCATATTTTGGTCAAAATTATTACCGGTGCATGGTTTCCGGAGACCTCTCATCTAATGCATTCTCTGATGAGGTATATCTCGAGATCGGGCCAGATAAACCTGCTGTTTCTAACGTGGTCAATTGCGGGCCGACTTCTTTTACGCTCACAGCATCTGGAGGTGCTGAAGGGCAATTCCGGTGGTACACAACCTCCACCGGAGGCTCACCTATTATCGGAGAGACGAGCAGTACGTACACCACACCTCCCCTAACCAGCACAGCTTATTACTACGTTGCTATTAACGACGGCACATGCGAAAGCGAACGAAGCGAAATCCAGGCTGGCATTAGCACCTGTGAGCCTGAACCTGGGTTTGTTTGGGCACTTGGCGCTGGCTCTGGTGGAGGTACATCGGCTGCTTCAGAAACTATCTACACATCCGATGGCAACCTTCTTGTATTTGGGTCATACGGAGGCACCATCGATTTTGATACCGGACCCGGGGAAGCTATCGTTACAGCTACAGGCAGCGATGCATATATGTTCAAATTAGGCCCTGATGGTAATCTCCTTTGGGTAAAAACCGCCCAGGGAACCGGATTAACCAGTGTGGCTGCTGCATCCGAAGACGGAGCAGGAAATCTGTATGTCCTGTTCAGGTTCTATGGCACCACGGACTTTGACCCGGGTGTAGGGGAAGCCTTTCTCACAAGCGTGACAAGCTCTCCCAACAATAAAAGTGACCTGGCCATAGGGAAGTACGATGCCGACGGCAACTTTATCTGGGTGCGGCAAATTGGCGGAAATAGCGACGAATTTGGAGGTGGAATTACAACCGATGCAGATGGAAATGCCTATGTAACGGGAGCCTTTCGGGGCACCACCAGTGTAGGTGGTATGTTCTCGCTCACAGCCAGAGGCAGTGGAAGCACAGACGCTCTGTTCTGCAAAATCGACAAAGACGGCACTTTCTTGTGGGCTTATAATATTGGCTCAGATACCACCACGGGCGCCAACCTTTTCAGTGACTATGCTTCCGGAGTCGCTCTGAGCGGCTCCAACCTTTACATAACCGGGAGGCTACACAGCAGTGGCGTTGTTGACTTTGATCCGGGTGCTGGAACCGCTAACTACACTTTGACATCAGGCACCGCTTTTATTTTGAAGCTGAATTCCGACGGAATCTATCAAAGCCATCAGGTAATCGAAAACAGTGGTGCTTCAGGTTCCATTGGTATCGACAGCGAAAGCAATATATACGTTTGCGGCCAGTTCGCTGGAACCATCGATATTGACCCCGGGCCTGGCACCTTCGAGGTAACTTCAACAGGAGATGCCGCTTCCTACCTACTAAAATTGAATCCTGCCGGGGATTTCGTTTGGGGCTTGTCATTCGGCGGTCAATACAACTCGTTTGCAATGGGTAATATTACGATCGATGCTGACGACAACATTTTCACCTCGGGGTATTTCCAAAGCACCACTGATTTTGACCCCTCTGATCTGGTGGAAAGCAGGGGAAGTAACGGCCTTTTTCTCAACACTTTCACTCTGAAACTAGACAAAGATGCCAACTTCAAATGGATGATTGACATGCGAAAAATCGATGGGGGTTTTACCTCAACGAGTGCCGGCCCTTTAGCATTAAGCCCCGAAGGCGATATTTATCTGGTGGGTGGTTTCGCCCGGCACATCGATTTTGATCCAAGTGAGTGCGTCTTCGAAATGAATAATGTAAACGGCACCGACTTCTTTGTCAGAAAAGTAAGCCCCGCTGCGCCCACTGTTTGTTTTGACGCAGAACCTGTTAATAAATTTGCTTGTACAGGCTCTACTGCCACATTTGCCACCACGGTACTTGGTACCGACCCATATAACTTCCAATGGCAGAAGTTGAATACTTCAACGTCTATCTATGAAGACATTTCCAACACCGGGGGATATTCGGGAGTTTTGACTTCAACTCTTTCCATTAATACAACCGGCGACTTCGGTGCCGGAACGTACCGATGCAAAGTGTCAGGTAATTCAACCATCGATGACTTCTCGGGAAGTGCCACACTCACTATTGGCCCTTTGACGCCCCCAAAAGCAACAGACGTCAGCACTTGCACACCGGAAAGTGTAACACTCACCGCCTCCGGCGCTACCACCGGCCAGTATCGCTGGTATGATGTTGAGACAGGCGGCACTGCCATTGTTGGGCAGGTGAATAGCTCCTTCATCACTCCCGAGCTCTCCCAAACAACTACATTTTATGTGGCCATCAACAACGGTTCGTGTGAAAGCGAAAGAGTTCCAGTGACCGCCACACTCAATACCACGCTGGATCCACCTTTAGCTACTGAGGCTGCCATTTGCGGCGGTGAAACAGCGGCACTGATCGCCACAGGAGGCACCGATGGCCAATACCGATGGTATGAGGTTGAAAGTGGTGGCACTGCCATCAGTGGAGAAACAAATGGCATCTACACCACACCCGCTCTCTCGACCACTTCCACTTATTATGTTGCGCTAAACGATGGAAGCTGCGAAAGTACAAGGACGCCGGTTGTCGTCACGGTAAACTCACCTCCTTCCGCACCTTCCACCACCGATGCGGTACTTTGTGGATCGGGTTCTGCTGCAGTAACTGCCTCGGGAGGCTCGGACGGGCAGTACCGTTGGTATGACACGGAAATAGGTGGAACTGCCATTGCCGGAGAAGTGAATGGCGCCTACTCTACTCCTATCTTAACGGCCACAACAACTTATTATGTTTCCATCAATGATGGCTTTTGTGAAAGCGCCAGAACGGCCGTAACTGCTGGCATTAGCCCAGCCGTGACGCCCCCGACAACGACAGATATCTCTATCTGTGCGCCGGAAAGTGTCACCCTTACCGCCTCTGGCGGTGCGGAAGGTGAGTACCGTTGGTACGACCTCGAAACAGCTGGAACTGCCATTTCCGGTGAGGTAAACAGCAGTTTCACGACTCCCATCCTATCGGCAACCACTAGCTATTATGTCGCTATCAATGACGGAACTTGCGAAAGCAGCCGTACAACCGTTACCGTTAACTTTGATCCCAGTGTTGTGGCTCCAGAAACATCTGACCTGGCCATCTGCCCTGGAGCAAGTGCCACATTAACAGCCTTAGGTGGCACTGACGGCCAGTACCGATGGTACGACGTTGACACCGGTGGTGCGCCCATTACCGGCGAGGTCGGTAGCATTTACATCACTCCTGCCCTTTCCTCCGGGTCCACCTTCTATGTGGCCCTGAACAACGGCACCTGCGAAAGTGCAAGAGTAGAGGTTGAGGTTTCTTTGCTGGAAGAGGTCTCAATTACTGGACAGCCTAGTGACCAATCAACCGAAGTCGGAACATCGGTCTCCTTCTCGGTTACAGCCTCGGGTGATAATCTTACTTACCAGTGGCAAAAAGACCTCATTGACCTCGAAGGACAAACAAGCGGTGAGCTTGTTTTGGCAACTGTTGGTCTCGGCGATACCGGCGACTACCAATGCCTGGTCTCCAACACTTGTGGCAGCCTGACAAGTGATGTAGCTGTGCTCACTGTCTCAGAGACTGAGGTAGGGCCTACTGGTGATGAAATCACCGTCTACAATGCTGTAGCGCCCAATGGCAACAACAAAAACGAATTTCTCAAGATAGCCAACATCGAAAGTCACCCGGGTAATTCAGTAGAAATCTACGACCGCTGGGGCGTGAAGGTGTTTGAGGTATCCAACTACGATAACCAGGACTCAAATGCCCGGTTTGAGGGACGCTCCAATGTTGGGAGCAGCCTCAACCTGGTCGAAGGCACCTATTTCTATCTTATTCAAGCTTCAGGGCAAAAACTGACGGGCTTTTTACATTTAAGAAGATAA
- a CDS encoding PorP/SprF family type IX secretion system membrane protein yields MKMLISLSTLLLIAEYCFAQQDALTSTYQLNQLFINPSYAGVNDITSFDLHYRSQWGNLKGAPRTMLLSGNTSLVDNQVGLGVSVQHDNIGVIEKTDINLALGYKIKLDSTYCLSFGLQGGVNALNYNFGKLTLDDPSDEDFVFSGLSYSKPNFGTGIFLSSKNFYLGLSAPRLLKVTQELDGGNQRYHRQLYVSSGLIFDKIQAVKLKASTLVRYSADTPLSFDLGASVLMLDAVWAGLYTRSFNTVGINIFFMAEGGLRLGYSGELATNSLAPSSFSTHEITLGYDLSLFPKQVPKVRYY; encoded by the coding sequence ATGAAAATGCTAATTTCTTTGTCGACACTGTTGCTGATTGCGGAATATTGCTTTGCCCAGCAGGATGCACTCACGAGCACCTATCAGCTCAACCAGCTATTTATTAATCCATCGTACGCTGGTGTAAACGACATCACAAGCTTCGATCTGCATTACCGCAGCCAGTGGGGCAACCTCAAGGGTGCACCCAGAACTATGCTGCTTTCAGGCAACACTTCACTTGTCGACAACCAGGTAGGCTTGGGTGTGTCGGTGCAGCACGACAATATTGGTGTGATCGAAAAGACCGACATTAACCTGGCACTGGGCTACAAAATCAAGCTGGACAGCACCTACTGTTTGTCGTTTGGTTTGCAAGGTGGAGTGAATGCGCTCAACTACAATTTCGGAAAACTGACCCTGGACGACCCTTCTGACGAGGATTTTGTTTTCAGCGGCCTGTCCTACTCCAAACCTAATTTTGGTACGGGCATCTTTCTTTCGTCCAAAAATTTTTACCTGGGACTGTCTGCCCCAAGGTTGCTCAAGGTAACCCAAGAGCTTGACGGTGGCAACCAACGGTACCACAGGCAGCTGTATGTCTCCAGCGGGCTCATCTTCGACAAAATACAGGCGGTAAAGCTAAAAGCATCAACGCTGGTTCGTTACAGTGCTGACACTCCCCTCTCCTTTGATCTTGGAGCCAGCGTGCTGATGCTGGATGCGGTATGGGCCGGGCTCTACACAAGAAGCTTCAATACAGTAGGCATTAACATCTTCTTTATGGCGGAAGGTGGCCTCAGGCTGGGCTATTCGGGAGAACTCGCCACCAACAGTTTGGCACCTTCGAGCTTTAGTACTCATGAAATCACACTTGGCTATGACCTCAGTCTATTTCCTAAACAGGTGCCCAAGGTGAGGTATTATTAA